The proteins below are encoded in one region of Pseudobacteriovorax antillogorgiicola:
- a CDS encoding HDOD domain-containing protein, which yields MIMFNCSCGSTLTIKGELFDWFSPTKLMSPEQKLAFGEMKMDDSLPRVSAQIFEIQEKVLDERLSAQALADAIRGEPALAAEILHLANLKVGGKAGRVQQLAHAIAYLSRKELQQFVLMATVKDFSFKAKIFSFEKFWRKSLMTGRVASYLCPKFFPKCAELAFIYGSLLNVGKLALGFYQPRLIDRLIKTSLDADLSWNMVEGELAFNHRMLGTVAGIIWAFPNDLIEIIDDHHTSFTKSTFSSLLRFSNEWSHILLDEPQFVDREILECGFQVFQFEEQRLLEEMKAAISVTPIAA from the coding sequence GTGATTATGTTCAACTGTAGCTGTGGATCGACCCTCACCATCAAAGGTGAGTTGTTTGACTGGTTTAGCCCGACAAAGCTGATGAGTCCGGAGCAGAAACTTGCATTTGGCGAGATGAAAATGGATGACTCTTTGCCTAGAGTTTCGGCGCAGATTTTCGAAATTCAGGAGAAGGTGCTAGACGAACGTCTATCGGCACAAGCACTGGCGGACGCCATCCGAGGCGAACCAGCATTGGCTGCGGAAATCCTCCATTTAGCGAATCTAAAGGTCGGAGGGAAGGCTGGCCGCGTTCAACAGCTAGCTCATGCAATTGCTTATCTGAGTAGAAAAGAATTGCAGCAATTTGTCTTGATGGCAACGGTCAAAGATTTTTCATTCAAGGCGAAGATCTTTTCTTTTGAAAAGTTTTGGAGGAAATCTCTTATGACTGGAAGAGTTGCCAGTTACCTTTGCCCGAAATTTTTCCCGAAATGTGCTGAGCTAGCGTTTATCTATGGTTCTCTATTGAATGTGGGTAAGCTTGCGTTAGGATTTTACCAGCCTCGGCTTATTGATCGTCTCATCAAGACTAGCTTGGATGCTGATCTAAGTTGGAACATGGTCGAAGGTGAACTAGCATTCAATCATCGAATGCTGGGCACTGTCGCAGGCATTATCTGGGCTTTTCCGAATGACTTGATCGAGATCATTGATGATCATCATACCTCATTTACCAAGAGTACATTTAGTTCACTGCTACGGTTTTCAAATGAATGGAGCCATATTCTATTAGACGAGCCTCAATTTGTTGACAGAGAAATTTTGGAGTGTGGTTTCCAAGTTTTTCAGTTTGAGGAACAGCGACTTTTGGAAGAGATGAAAGCAGCGATTAGTGTGACTCCAATCGCTG